One Diospyros lotus cultivar Yz01 chromosome 1, ASM1463336v1, whole genome shotgun sequence genomic window carries:
- the LOC127807021 gene encoding transcription factor FER-LIKE IRON DEFICIENCY-INDUCED TRANSCRIPTION FACTOR-like, which yields MDSFGNQVVFSSHSQYFMDGTNFDQQFNELIRGEATDDPIFKFCPNYECEHIAGCLDANNRFEPTMLADHYLFDDFSPLPAMSNANPEPNTILAADAKNGEEENDIGEDSSATTTASSKSTKKRTDRSRTLISERRRRGGMKDKLYALRALVPNITKMDKASIVGDAVFHVQELQMQAHKLRAEIAELESSLAGGDRHQRSIVQNRNHSQLPNSSYPACKHITQMDICQVEERGFYVRIECIRGLGAAVSLYKALESLGRYNVQSSNLATQSGRFILTFTSKVRESEPDLNLPTLKLWVTGALLNQGFEFPTQPST from the exons ATGGATTCATTTGGCAACCAAGTAGTGTTCAGCTCACACTCACAGTACTTCATGGATGGAACCAACTTTGATCAACAATTCAATGAGCTCATCAGAGGTGAAGCCACCGATGATCCCATTTTCAAGTTTTGTCCTAACTATGAGTGTGAGCACATTGCTGGCTGCTTGGATGCCAACAACCGCTTTGAGCCAACAATGCTAGCAGATCATTACCTATTTGATGATTTCAGTCCTCTTCCAGCCATGTCCAATGCAAATCCTGAGCCTAACACAATATTGGCAGCCGATGCCAAGAATGGGGAGGAGGAGAATGATATTGGAGAGGACTCCTCTGCGACCACCACGGCTTCTTCTAAATCTACAAAGAAGAGGACCGACAGGTCCAGAACTTTGATCTcggagaggaggaggagaggcGGGATGAAGGACAAGCTCTACGCATTGCGTGCCTTAGTTCCTAACATAACCAAG ATGGACAAGGCCTCCATTGTTGGAGATGCAGTGTTTCATGTGCAGGAGCTGCAAATGCAGGCTCACAAGTTGAGAGCTGAGATTGCTGAGCTTGAATCTTCGTTGGCGGGAGGGGACAGACACCAACGAAGCATAGTCCAAAACCGAAACCACAGCCAACTTCCTAACAGCAGCTATCCAGCCTGCAAGCACATAACGCAG ATGGACATATGCCAGGTTGAAGAAAGAGGATTTTACGTAAGGATAGAGTGCATCCGAGGCCTAGGGGCAGCGGTTTCACTCTACAAGGCTCTAGAGTCCCTTGGTAGATACAATGTTCAGAGCTCCAACTTGGCTACCCAATCTGGGAGATTCATCTTGACATTTACATCGAAG GTTAGAGAGAGTGAGCCAGACCTGAACCTGCCAACTCTGAAGCTTTGGGTGACAGGGGCTCTGTTGAACCAAGGATTCGAGTTTCCTACACAGCCATCTACCTGA
- the LOC127807057 gene encoding E3 ubiquitin-protein ligase RZFP34-like isoform X1: protein MACESKHQSSSCGLESFVKDESLVELGSGKFGCAHYRRRCKIRAPCCDEIFDCRHCHNEAKNALDVNPLLRHEIPRHDVEKVICSLCGTEQDVQQYCISCGVCMGKYFCPKCKFFDDEVSKNQFHCDECGICRTGGEEKFFHCRKCGCCYSNSIKDAHHCVERAMHHNCSVCFEFLFESMKDITVLPCGHTIHLECVKEMEQHFRYSCPICSKSICDMSSLWEKLDREVASTPMPETYKNKMVRILCNDCGEVSDVHFHIIAHKCLGCKSYNTRQIRGGSASTCTSRIAGMVN, encoded by the exons ATGGCCTGTGAATCGAAGCATCAATCGTCCTCTTGTGGATTGGAGTCGTTCGTGAAGGATGAGTCTCTGGTGGAGCTTGGTTCGGGAAAGTTCGG ATGTGCGCATTACAGGAGGAGATGCAAAATTAGAGCTCCTTGCTGTGACGAAATCTTTGATTGTAGGCATTGTCACAACGAAGCAAAG AACGCTCTCGACGTTAATCCTCTTCTTCGGCATGAGATTCCACGCCATGACGTTGAAAAG GTCATATGTTCCCTGTGTGGCACAGAACAAGAT GTTCAACAATATTGCATCAGCTGTGGGGTTTGTATGGGAAAGTACTTTTGCCCAAAATGCAAATTTTTCGATGATGAG GTCTCAAAGAACCAGTTCCACTGTGATGAATGTGGCATCTGCAG AACTGGAGGCGAGGAGAAATTCTTCCACTGCAGGAAGTGTG GGTGTTGCTATTCAAACTCAATCAAGGATGCACACCACTGCGTTGAAAGGGCAATGCACCATAACTGTTCTGTTTGCTTCGAG TTTTTGTTCGAAAGTATGAAAGATATAACTGTCTTACCATGCGGGCACACAATACATTTGGAATGTGTGAAAGAGATGGAGCAGCATTTCCG GTATTCATGCCCCATTTGCTCAAAATCCATCTGTGACATGTCCAGTTTGTGGGAAAAGCTTGATCGAGAG GTTGCTTCAACTCCAATGCCAGAAACCTACAAAAATAAGATG GTGCGGATCCTCTGCAACGATTGTGGGGAAGTATCCGATGTCCATTTCCATATTATTGCACACAAATGCCTCGGATGCAAGTCCTATAACACCAGACAAATACGAGGAGGCTCTGCTTCTACATGTACATCAAGAATTGCTGGGATGGTGAACTGA
- the LOC127807013 gene encoding transcription factor FER-LIKE IRON DEFICIENCY-INDUCED TRANSCRIPTION FACTOR-like — protein sequence MDSFGNQVVFSSHSQYFMDETNFDQHFAELIRGEATDDPTGKFCLNYECEHIAGCLGANNRFEPTFLADHYLFDDFSPLPAMPNANPELNTILAADAKNGEEENDIGESSSATTTTSSKSTKKRTDRSRTLISERRRRGRMKEKLYLLRALVPNITKMDKASIVGDAVLHVQELQMQANKLRAEIAELESSLAGGGRHQQSIVQNRHHIQLSNSNYPVCKQITQMDICQVEERGFYVRIECVRGLGAAISLYKALESLGRYSVQSSNLATKAGRFILTFTSKVRESEPDLNLPNLKLWVAGALLNQGFKFQTQPST from the exons ATGGATTCATTTGGCAACCAAGTAGTGTTCAGCTCACACTCACAGTACTTCATGGATGAAACCAACTTTGATCAGCACTTCGCTGAGCTCATCAGAGGTGAAGCCACTGATGATCCCACTGGCAAGTTTTGTCTTAACTATGAGTGTGAGCACATTGCTGGCTGCTTGGGTGCCAACAATCGCTTTGAGCCAACATTCCTAGCCGATCATTACCTATTTGATGATTTCAGTCCTCTTCCAGCCATGCCCAATGCAAATCCTGAGCTTAACACAATATTGGCAGCCGATGCCAAGAATGGGGAGGAGGAGAATGATATTGGGGAGTCGTCCTCTGCAACCACCACGACTTCTTCTAAATCTACAAAGAAGAGGACCGACAGGTCCAGAACTTTGATCTcggagaggaggaggagaggcAGGATGAAGGAGAAGCTCTACTTGCTCCGTGCCTTAGTTCCTAATATAACCAAG ATGGACAAGGCCTCCATTGTTGGAGATGCAGTGTTACATGTGCAGGAGCTGCAAATGCAGGCTAACAAGTTGAGAGCTGAGATTGCTGAGCTTGAATCTTCATTGGCGGGAGGGGGCAGACACCAACAAAGCATAGTCCAAAACCGACACCACATCCAACTTTCAAACAGCAACTATCCAGTTTGCAAGCAAATAACGCAG ATGGACATATGCCAAGTTGAAGAAAGAGGATTTTACGTGAGAATAGAGTGCGTCCGAGGCCTAGGGGCAGCGATTTCACTCTACAAGGCTCTAGAGTCCCTTGGTAGATACAGTGTTCAGAGCTCCAACTTGGCTACCAAAGCTGGGAGATTCATCTTGACATTTACATCAAAG GTTAGAGAGAGTGAGCCAGACCTGAACCTGCCAAATCTGAAGCTGTGGGTAGCAGGGGCTCTGTTGAACCAAGGATTCAAGTTTCAGACACAGCCATCTACCTGA
- the LOC127807057 gene encoding E3 ubiquitin-protein ligase RZFP34-like isoform X2, producing the protein MACESKHQSSSCGLESFVKDESLVELGSGKFGCAHYRRRCKIRAPCCDEIFDCRHCHNEAKNALDVNPLLRHEIPRHDVEKVQQYCISCGVCMGKYFCPKCKFFDDEVSKNQFHCDECGICRTGGEEKFFHCRKCGCCYSNSIKDAHHCVERAMHHNCSVCFEFLFESMKDITVLPCGHTIHLECVKEMEQHFRYSCPICSKSICDMSSLWEKLDREVASTPMPETYKNKMVRILCNDCGEVSDVHFHIIAHKCLGCKSYNTRQIRGGSASTCTSRIAGMVN; encoded by the exons ATGGCCTGTGAATCGAAGCATCAATCGTCCTCTTGTGGATTGGAGTCGTTCGTGAAGGATGAGTCTCTGGTGGAGCTTGGTTCGGGAAAGTTCGG ATGTGCGCATTACAGGAGGAGATGCAAAATTAGAGCTCCTTGCTGTGACGAAATCTTTGATTGTAGGCATTGTCACAACGAAGCAAAG AACGCTCTCGACGTTAATCCTCTTCTTCGGCATGAGATTCCACGCCATGACGTTGAAAAG GTTCAACAATATTGCATCAGCTGTGGGGTTTGTATGGGAAAGTACTTTTGCCCAAAATGCAAATTTTTCGATGATGAG GTCTCAAAGAACCAGTTCCACTGTGATGAATGTGGCATCTGCAG AACTGGAGGCGAGGAGAAATTCTTCCACTGCAGGAAGTGTG GGTGTTGCTATTCAAACTCAATCAAGGATGCACACCACTGCGTTGAAAGGGCAATGCACCATAACTGTTCTGTTTGCTTCGAG TTTTTGTTCGAAAGTATGAAAGATATAACTGTCTTACCATGCGGGCACACAATACATTTGGAATGTGTGAAAGAGATGGAGCAGCATTTCCG GTATTCATGCCCCATTTGCTCAAAATCCATCTGTGACATGTCCAGTTTGTGGGAAAAGCTTGATCGAGAG GTTGCTTCAACTCCAATGCCAGAAACCTACAAAAATAAGATG GTGCGGATCCTCTGCAACGATTGTGGGGAAGTATCCGATGTCCATTTCCATATTATTGCACACAAATGCCTCGGATGCAAGTCCTATAACACCAGACAAATACGAGGAGGCTCTGCTTCTACATGTACATCAAGAATTGCTGGGATGGTGAACTGA